A single genomic interval of Streptomyces sp. NBC_00663 harbors:
- a CDS encoding response regulator transcription factor, with amino-acid sequence MTSVLIVSTQSLQRLGLRMLLTDQTDLTVAGEATTGAEAVRMSAVLRPDVVLLDGRVQDTDGIDVIRRITHPPAFAAAPGLAEAATRPPRVLVLIPDTHEQYASAALRAGAGGFVLENAAPEELIAAIRVVGVGDAVITPNLTRALIDTVRQQQPVRPAANGVGLHTLTERERDVLTAIAAGWSNAEIAARLNIAPTTVKSHVSHILAKIGARARVHAVVFAYETGLVRPAA; translated from the coding sequence ATGACCTCTGTCCTCATCGTCAGCACCCAGTCGCTCCAGCGGCTCGGCCTGCGCATGCTCCTGACGGACCAGACCGACCTGACCGTCGCCGGCGAGGCGACCACCGGCGCCGAGGCGGTCCGGATGAGCGCCGTGCTCCGCCCCGACGTCGTCCTGCTGGACGGCCGCGTCCAGGACACCGACGGCATCGATGTCATCCGCCGGATCACGCACCCTCCGGCCTTCGCCGCCGCCCCCGGTCTCGCCGAAGCCGCGACCCGGCCGCCGCGGGTCCTCGTCCTCATCCCCGACACCCACGAGCAGTACGCCTCCGCCGCCCTGCGGGCCGGAGCCGGCGGCTTCGTGCTGGAGAACGCCGCCCCCGAGGAACTGATCGCGGCGATCCGGGTCGTGGGCGTCGGGGACGCCGTCATCACCCCCAATCTCACCCGCGCCCTCATCGACACCGTCCGGCAGCAGCAGCCGGTCCGCCCCGCCGCGAACGGGGTCGGTCTGCACACGCTCACCGAGCGGGAACGCGACGTCCTCACCGCCATCGCCGCCGGCTGGTCCAACGCCGAGATCGCGGCCCGGCTGAACATCGCCCCGACGACCGTGAAGTCCCACGTCAGCCACATCCTCGCCAAGATCGGGGCACGCGCCCGCGTCCACGCGGTGGTCTTCGCCTACGAGACGGGCCTGGTGCGGCCCGCCGCCTGA
- a CDS encoding acyltransferase family protein, with product MSPLPATVVPSTPPEPGRPTAERDAFFDNAKYLAILLVATGHAWEPLRDGSRTVSALYMLVYAFHMPAFIVVAGYFSRSFDASPRRLRRLVTGVALPYVVFETAYTLWTRWTDGAPDRPVSLLEPLYLTWFLAALFIWRLTTPVWRSVRWPLPLALGVAVAASMTPSIGEDLDLQRTLQFLPYFVLGLCLRPEHLRLVRRRSARVLAVPVFVGALGVAYWAVPRMSGAWFYHRDSVQELGAPGWSGLLMTPVVFGCSTLLVACFLAWVPGRRTWFTTLGAGTLYGYLLHGFVARGSEPWGWYDPAWVHEPLGAVAVTAVAATVVTLLCTPPVRRLFRCVMEPDLTWAFRRNEPRERVATAA from the coding sequence ATGTCCCCGCTTCCCGCCACCGTGGTCCCGTCGACCCCACCCGAGCCCGGCCGCCCCACCGCGGAACGTGACGCGTTCTTCGACAACGCCAAGTACCTGGCGATCCTCCTGGTCGCGACCGGGCACGCGTGGGAGCCGCTGCGGGACGGCAGCCGGACGGTCAGCGCGCTCTACATGCTCGTGTACGCCTTCCACATGCCGGCGTTCATCGTCGTCGCCGGCTACTTCTCCCGGTCCTTCGACGCGAGCCCGCGGCGGCTGAGACGGCTGGTGACGGGGGTCGCCCTCCCCTACGTCGTCTTCGAGACGGCGTACACCCTCTGGACGAGGTGGACCGACGGCGCCCCGGACCGGCCGGTCAGCCTCCTGGAACCGCTGTATCTGACCTGGTTCCTGGCCGCGTTGTTCATCTGGCGGCTGACGACCCCGGTGTGGCGGTCGGTGCGGTGGCCGCTGCCGCTCGCCCTCGGTGTGGCCGTGGCCGCGAGCATGACGCCGTCGATCGGCGAGGACCTCGATCTCCAGCGCACACTCCAGTTCCTGCCGTACTTCGTCCTGGGCCTCTGCCTGAGGCCGGAGCATCTCCGGCTGGTGCGCCGCCGCTCGGCGCGTGTGCTGGCGGTGCCGGTGTTCGTGGGCGCGCTGGGTGTCGCGTACTGGGCGGTGCCGCGGATGAGCGGGGCCTGGTTCTACCACCGGGACAGCGTCCAGGAACTCGGCGCGCCGGGCTGGTCAGGCCTGTTGATGACACCGGTGGTCTTCGGCTGCTCGACGCTGCTGGTCGCGTGCTTCCTCGCCTGGGTGCCCGGGCGCCGGACGTGGTTCACCACGCTGGGCGCGGGCACGCTGTACGGCTATCTGCTGCACGGGTTCGTCGCGCGGGGCTCCGAGCCCTGGGGCTGGTACGACCCCGCCTGGGTCCACGAGCCCCTCGGGGCGGTCGCCGTGACGGCCGTCGCCGCGACGGTCGTCACCCTGCTGTGCACCCCGCCTGTGCGCCGCCTGTTCCGCTGCGTCATGGAACCGGACCTGACCTGGGCCTTCCGCCGCAACGAGCCCCGCGAACGCGTGGCCACGGCCGCCTGA
- a CDS encoding flavin-dependent monooxygenase encodes MTSAPEPRSDSELVQRVRDIRPLIAEHALRTEQERRVTGEVVAALTEAGVYRMNVPRRYGGYQSRPRTQVDALAEVAGACGSAGFMALIQAGCAFIAALFPDEAQDEIFTGPDVRVGGTLIPGPTAVAVDGGYLVNGTSGFATGCQDADWHLLTVRVESGDGPPEVLWTAVPMAELEILDDWHVSGLAGSGSNSVVAHDVLVPAHRVLPVGPLLAGEFPSKANADDPFYRMPVLLMFCVWTAPHALGLARASLAEFTERIHRRGITYTFHERQHEATVTHLQAAEAAMKISCAELLTDDIVARVEAGEPYTREERARIRAQSGYVARLCKEAVDLIASASGASSLHREVPVQRAVRDLHALNLHSFVNPATNLELYGRVLSGLDPGTLFL; translated from the coding sequence ATGACATCAGCGCCGGAACCCCGCTCCGACTCCGAACTCGTCCAACGTGTACGGGACATCAGGCCGCTGATCGCCGAGCACGCGCTGCGGACCGAGCAGGAGAGGCGGGTGACGGGCGAGGTCGTCGCGGCGCTCACCGAGGCCGGGGTCTACCGGATGAACGTCCCCCGGCGGTACGGCGGTTACCAGTCACGGCCGCGTACCCAGGTCGACGCGCTGGCCGAGGTCGCCGGGGCGTGTGGCTCCGCCGGGTTCATGGCCCTGATCCAGGCGGGTTGCGCGTTCATCGCGGCGCTCTTCCCCGACGAGGCGCAGGACGAGATCTTCACCGGCCCCGACGTCCGGGTCGGCGGCACGCTCATCCCGGGCCCCACCGCCGTCGCGGTGGACGGCGGCTATCTCGTCAACGGCACCTCGGGCTTCGCCACCGGCTGCCAGGACGCCGACTGGCATCTGCTGACGGTCCGGGTCGAGTCCGGCGACGGGCCGCCCGAGGTGCTGTGGACGGCCGTGCCGATGGCCGAGCTGGAGATCCTGGACGACTGGCACGTCTCCGGGCTGGCCGGTTCCGGCAGCAACAGCGTGGTCGCCCATGACGTCCTCGTCCCCGCGCACCGCGTCCTGCCCGTCGGCCCGCTGCTGGCGGGCGAGTTCCCGTCGAAGGCGAACGCCGACGACCCCTTCTACCGGATGCCGGTCCTGCTGATGTTCTGCGTCTGGACGGCCCCGCACGCGCTCGGTCTGGCGCGGGCGTCCCTGGCGGAGTTCACCGAACGCATCCACCGGCGGGGCATCACGTACACGTTCCACGAGCGGCAGCACGAGGCGACCGTGACGCATCTCCAGGCAGCCGAGGCGGCGATGAAGATCTCCTGTGCCGAGCTGCTGACGGACGACATCGTGGCGCGCGTCGAGGCCGGGGAGCCGTACACCCGGGAGGAGCGCGCGAGAATCCGGGCGCAGAGCGGGTACGTGGCGCGGCTGTGCAAGGAGGCGGTCGATCTGATCGCCTCCGCGTCCGGCGCGTCCTCGCTGCACCGGGAGGTGCCCGTGCAGCGGGCGGTACGCGATCTGCACGCCCTCAACCTGCACTCCTTCGTCAATCCGGCGACCAATCTGGAGCTGTACGGGCGGGTCCTGTCCGGGCTCGATCCAGGGACGCTCTTCCTCTGA
- a CDS encoding DUF2269 family protein → MKLSRPARKGSLVVHVVASAGWLGLTFGLLALGITAATTGDPVTVESSVRAMKVFADWLLLPLALLTFVSGLLLSLGTPWGLARHRWVVTKFWLTLATLTATAFVLRPAVNSAVAAVAAGHPLPDTGDVLFGPIVSSSAYVFMTVISVLKPWGRTRRGRTQRPTSTVSVRGGIDVPVRAASR, encoded by the coding sequence ATGAAACTCAGCCGCCCGGCCCGCAAGGGCTCCCTCGTGGTCCATGTCGTCGCCTCGGCCGGCTGGCTCGGGCTCACCTTCGGCCTGCTCGCACTCGGGATCACCGCGGCCACCACCGGCGACCCGGTGACCGTGGAGTCCTCGGTCCGGGCCATGAAGGTGTTCGCCGACTGGCTGCTTCTCCCCCTCGCGCTCCTCACCTTCGTCAGCGGCCTGCTGCTGTCGCTGGGCACGCCGTGGGGACTCGCGCGGCATCGCTGGGTCGTCACGAAGTTCTGGCTGACCCTCGCCACGCTCACCGCCACGGCGTTCGTCCTGCGCCCGGCCGTGAACTCCGCGGTCGCCGCCGTGGCCGCGGGGCATCCGCTGCCGGACACCGGTGACGTCCTGTTCGGGCCGATCGTCTCGTCGAGCGCGTACGTCTTCATGACCGTGATCTCGGTGCTCAAGCCGTGGGGACGGACACGGCGCGGACGCACGCAGCGGCCGACTTCAACTGTCTCCGTACGAGGGGGGATTGACGTCCCGGTCCGCGCCGCGTCACGGTGA